The following is a genomic window from Trachemys scripta elegans isolate TJP31775 chromosome 7, CAS_Tse_1.0, whole genome shotgun sequence.
CTTAGCCCCattgtgctgctggtggtggcagcaggggCCCTGGGCTcttttaaattgcccaggggCGGTAGGCAGGGCTAGGGGGGGATGCTCCAGGGGAGGCAGccggcagggccaggggagagacacGGCCCTGAactttggtggagctgggccctgtGTTCtcatattggtggagcacgggccCCACAGGCCCATACAActtgccccccctgcccccaccatgtTCTAATCCGGTAGCTGCACCCCTCTCCGAGCCAGGGACAGAACGCATCTGTCATGCCACATCCCAGCAGGCAGTGCATAGAGGGGATACAGTTTTATCCAGAGCAATCCCAGGGACATGATAGGTCAGGGCTCCCAATGGAATCAGGGATGAGGTGGaagatttcccccccgcccccaaaatgccatCACAAGCCAGCATCCCaattaactatttattttaaaataattacaaacCAATCCCTCCCGATCACGGTGCCGTCACTACCAGATCCTCTGTTAACTACAGGACCCTTAAACGTGGGGGGAGTTGGATCCCTATTGGGGGGCCAGAACCCCCTCTTCCCACCAGAATCCATTCCTGATGGGCagagatgtccagtgcaggtgcCACTTCCCACTAGAGCGGAGAGATGCTGGATGTGGATTCTAGGGCCATCAGGAAGGGAGCCCGGCGCAGGGGGGCCTGTGAGAGAGGCAGACACACCCAAGGGGCTGCTCACTCGATGAGCTTCTTGGCCTTGAAGAAGCGGCGCAGGTAACAGACTTGCCAGGTGGCCAGGCCCACCAGACACAGCATGGAGAAGATGCTGAAGTAGAGCACACGGGTGCTGGTGGACTCTGCGGAGAGAGAGACATGGGGTGAACAGGGGACCCCAAAGCATCATCACAAGTGGCTTCCAGCCACTTCACAGgcgagaacccaggcgtcctggctcccggTCCCCTCCTCCTGTGttctgtccccagccctgggaggagagtggggtctagtgggtacACGGAGTGCCTCCTCACCATTTGTGTCCCTCATTTCCTCCTCCCGCTGTTTCATGTAGGCAAAGTCCTTGACGATGGATTCAGAAAGGTCCTCGAGACGTCGCAGATCTACCTCCAGGGGCTTCAGCTTCTCTGCCTTGGCaatctgggggtggggacagtggGAATGAGATGCACAATTCCACCCCGCACTGAGAcatagccacctctggggtaagGGGCTGTCTATACAGGGATCTCTTGTCCGGTGCAGAGACATGGCCATCCTGGACTGGGCAcaggggctgtttatacagggatccctcgcACCATGCTGAAATGCGGAcgcctctgggctggggcacagagGGCTGTTAATACAGGGACCTGTCAGAATTCTGGCCCTCAGGCtttagcagagctggggatacaTGCCCAGTTGGGTGGATGTTGTCAAATCTGTCCTTGGGCTGAGATTGCTGGTACCCCACCTTCCCCATCAGGCACAAGACagaggggcagctgcagggggtgggggactcAAGGGGGTGTTACTCACGTCTTCATAGTTCCGGGCCTCCACCCCATGTTTGACATTGAGGGTGATCAGCTGGTCAGGAACTCGGAAAcccactggggagggagggatgaaagAAAAGTTATAACTGTCACAGGGGAGGGAAGAGCTGGTGCATGACCCCACTTCCCTTCCAGTCAGGGACAGAACCCTAGAATCCTGGTTCTCAGTCTGTCCTGCTGTAGCCACTAGataccactcccctcccacagccaggaatagaccccaggaatcctggccccccagcaccctcctcaatgctaaccactagacctccCTCATGATCACGTTTCCTGGCCGTGCTGAGTGCAGGAGACCCCAAATGagggtggcagggagctgtggggtgggaggaataCCCCCCAGGATGCAGAATCCCTGCACCAGGAGTGAGACCTCATACCCGACTGGGCGTGGCTCTCGAAGCAGATCTCGTAGATCTCATAGTCGTCTGTGGTGAAGGCGAATTTGCCCTTCTTGGCATCTTCCTTGGAGTAGAGCAGGTGGCCGGAGGAGTCTGtcacctggggtgggggtggggacagactGTGATCCCACAGTACTACCCATCTCCCCGGACCAGGCTCCCAATGCCTACGATGATCCTGTTCCCCAAGAGGATAGGGGTGTAGTGTGTCCCCTCCACCCAGGAGTATGGGGTGTCCAGTGGGCAGACGGGGGTCCCTGATATCCTTCTTGGGGGAGGGCGTCACATAACTCCGAGGTAAGCCTTGGACCTTGGAGAACAAAGGGGCGGTCCTGGGGTGGTGCACAGCGCAGGGTGCAGGGCACCCGAGGGGTCACGGGGGTGGCCCCGAAGCCAGCGCTAACCACGGGGGGAGGGTTCGGGGGTACGGCGGGGATCCCTAGGGGCTCTCACCCGGAGATCGGTCCTGGCCCCCGGCGCCCCGGCCTCTGACACCTCATATTCCCCGGTCACCATGACGTCGCGGTGCATCTCCTCTTTCAGGCACTTGCGGGTCTGCGCCGGCAGCTGGAACGAGAGCGCCCCGCACCCGCCggccagcagcagcggcagcagcaggggacccaggagtccggggccCGGCCGGGGCACCCGCATGGCGAGCAGCGGCGGGGAACCCCCCTGGCCTCGAGACGCCGCGTCCGGCTCCCCCTGGCAGGTTGAGTCGGTTGCGTCCGGCTCCTCTGTCACACTGTCCCGGAGCTGATTCGGTGGCGTCGGACCTGGCGCTCACCCGACGTGGCGCTCGCTctatggcccggcccccaccccacAGCGGGGACAAGCCCTAGCCGAGCTTCCGCTTCCGGCTCCACTCCACTCCATCTCCGGCAGCGCGAAATAGAGTCCGGGCAGCGCGAATTTAGGaccgcggggggggggagtgcgcAGGCGCGGAGCGATCTCGGCTGGGGGGGACTCAGCTTGTGCCGTGTAGGAAGCCCTGTACGCTGGGCAgagtgcggggggagggatgTCAGTCCGGGGATTTGGTGgggcttctctcctccccttcctcggGCTGCGGGGAGGGAGGTCTAATGGGTAGAAGcagggggccaggactcctgggtcctctccccagctgcggggggcggggtcTGTATCCACCAATGGGCAAGACATGTAAAAATTAAGTGACTGCGCTTTACAAGCGGAGAGGCGCTGGGTGGCGCCAGAGAGCAGGGTGCGGGCGGGGGCCGTACGTGCGAGGCGTCAGGAGGAGCAGCgctgggccagcagccaggaagaGAGCCCAAAGGCTCGCTGTAGGGGGCAAGGAAACCCTGTATCCCTCCTTCCCTTTCAGTCCCCCCCAGTATCCTTTagcaccccacccccttctctcatCCCCCTATGCCCTTTCCACTCCCGTGCCTGCTCCACAGCTTGCCCCCCCAACCCTGCACACCCCTCTCCCATGTCTTCCCTTCCACTCCTGCTTCCCCGATCACCCCAAACATCACCTCTCTACTCTCCCTCATTCCCCCTGCATGTCCCTCCCTCTCCTCATTCCAaccagcccccttcccttcctcccccgaaTCCTGGTCTGTCCAGGGGTtggccaggcagggagccccaGGACTGCCCCCTGGAGCAGGGCGGGGCAGGGATCAGCCCCCAAGTGCTGCTGACCCTGGTTAAAAGGCTGTGATGGGGTGAGGCTGAGAAGGCACTGGATGCAAGGATGCCTAGAGTGTGTCTCAAGCCCTGGCACCACTCCCTGCCTGCAGCGGGGCTGGCACTGCATAAAAGAGAGAACCTGGCAGCCACAAGGAAATTAATGtgccaggatggggcaggggtggggcagactGATCCTCTGCCCCCTCAACAGGGCCCCAAGAGGTTAATAGGAGTGTGAGTGGGAGAGAAGGGATAGCTGgggacttcccccccccatgcagtgTTATGGCCCCCCTTACTATCAGAGCCACCTGTGAATTGATAAATGGGATGGGGGGATATGGAGAGTGAGGCAGGGAGGGGATATGGGGTCCCTAGAGCAGCCACAGGTGTTGGGGGAGGCATAATAAACCTAGTGGGGAGGGAGGCACAAGCAGCTAGGAAGTTAGTCGGGATGGGAACATCCCCTCTGGAAGAAATTGGGCCTGGGCTGGAAAAAGGTGGGTGCAGCCCAGGCCCAGTTTCCAGCTGGTGCTGGGTAACCCCTGGGAAGGATTGGGGCTGGAAAGAGGAATGGTGACCACCCATTGCCCCtggtggcagggggctgaggttCCTCTAGGGTTATCCCCTGTGTAAtcggcagggggctgggaatagccctggctccctgctgcATAGTGTTATGGGAGGTATCAGAGCCCTGGGACAGGTGAGTCTGAGCACAAAGCAGGACATGAGCTCA
Proteins encoded in this region:
- the LOC117880834 gene encoding transmembrane emp24 domain-containing protein 10-like, whose translation is MRVPRPGPGLLGPLLLPLLLAGGCGALSFQLPAQTRKCLKEEMHRDVMVTGEYEVSEAGAPGARTDLRVTDSSGHLLYSKEDAKKGKFAFTTDDYEIYEICFESHAQSVGFRVPDQLITLNVKHGVEARNYEDIAKAEKLKPLEVDLRRLEDLSESIVKDFAYMKQREEEMRDTNESTSTRVLYFSIFSMLCLVGLATWQVCYLRRFFKAKKLIE